The Choristoneura fumiferana chromosome 10, NRCan_CFum_1, whole genome shotgun sequence genome has a segment encoding these proteins:
- the LOC141431998 gene encoding acyl-CoA Delta-9 desaturase-like isoform X2, which yields MLRMAPAQKNIEACNSMPSQLKMRLMPLNSKVNNSAQCENNNSVNTISDKVNIDAEFDLEKYEAMDFKAKIRWPDLIVQVLLHLVSIYGLYLTLTFKAKLLTVLYVFFTIYTSGFGITAGVHRLWSHRAYQARTPLRVILAILFTVTGQRDIYTWALDHRVHHKYTETAADPHDIRRGFWFAHVGWLVLTPHPAVEDRRAALRKTSLDLDADPVVKWQKKYFIPMFALLNVMLPVWVPWYCWNETLENSFVISFVTRFTITLNIAFCVNSFAHLWGNKPYDRFIKSTENILVSLAALGEGWHNYHHVFPWDYRTSELGRINISTGFIDAFAKIGWAYNLKMATSAMIISRAKRSGDGTLGETEEPDPTAKNESIE from the exons atgctgag AATGGCGCCCGCGCAGAAAAACATCGAAGCGTGCAACAGCATGCCTTCCCAGCTTAAAATGAGGCTCATGCCTCTGAACAGCAAAGTGAACAACAGTGCACAGTGTGAAAACAACAATTCAGTGAACACAATCAGTGATAAAGTGAATATTGATGCAGAGTTtgacttagaaaaatatgaagcCATGGACTTTAAGGCGAAAATCAGATGGCCTGATTTAATAGTACAAGTGTTGCTGCATTTAGTGTCAATATACGGATTGTACCTGACATTAACGTTCAAAGCGAAATTATTAACAGTTCTATATG ttttctTCACAATCTACACATCGGGCTTTGGCATCACGGCCGGGGTACACAGGCTCTGGTCGCATCGCGCGTACCAAGCCCGAACGCCTCTCAGAGTGATACTAGCAATTCTTTTCACCGTCACAGGACAA CGTGACATCTACACATGGGCGTTGGATCACCGCGTGCACCACAAGTACACGGAAACGGCAGCCGACCCCCACGACATCAGGCGGGGATTCTGGTTCGCCCATGTGGGTTGGCTGGTCCTGACCCCCCACCCCGCTGTCGAAGATCGCCGCGCAGCGCTACGCAAAACTTCGCTAGACTTAGACGCAGATCCTGTTGTCAAGTGGCAGAAAAA ATACTTCATTCCGATGTTTGCTCTGCTAAACGTGATGCTGCCGGTGTGGGTGCCCTGGTACTGCTGGAACGAAACTTTGGAGAACAGCTTCGTAATCAGCTTCGTGACCAGATTCACCATTACGCTGAACATCGCCTTCTGTGTGAATAGCTTCGCGCATCTGTGGGGGAATAAACCTTATGACAG GTTCATAAAGTCTACAGAGAACATACTGGTGAGCCTAGCGGCGTTGGGCGAGGGTTGGCACAACTACCACCACGTCTTCCCGTGGGACTACCGGACCTCCGAACTGGGGCGGATCAACATCTCCACGGGGTTCATTGACGCCTTCGCAAAAATCGGATGGGCTTACAATT TAAAAATGGCTACTTCTGCGATGATTATAAGCAGAGCCAAAAGAAGCGGCGACGGAACTCTGGGAGAAACTGAAGAGCCTGACCCTACAGCGAAGAATGAAAGCATAGAATGA
- the LOC141431998 gene encoding acyl-CoA Delta-9 desaturase-like isoform X1, with product MVSYLYRHIKSYFKFIESIMKPVCRRILWGLVDTYLVGLDRMAPAQKNIEACNSMPSQLKMRLMPLNSKVNNSAQCENNNSVNTISDKVNIDAEFDLEKYEAMDFKAKIRWPDLIVQVLLHLVSIYGLYLTLTFKAKLLTVLYVFFTIYTSGFGITAGVHRLWSHRAYQARTPLRVILAILFTVTGQRDIYTWALDHRVHHKYTETAADPHDIRRGFWFAHVGWLVLTPHPAVEDRRAALRKTSLDLDADPVVKWQKKYFIPMFALLNVMLPVWVPWYCWNETLENSFVISFVTRFTITLNIAFCVNSFAHLWGNKPYDRFIKSTENILVSLAALGEGWHNYHHVFPWDYRTSELGRINISTGFIDAFAKIGWAYNLKMATSAMIISRAKRSGDGTLGETEEPDPTAKNESIE from the exons AATGGCGCCCGCGCAGAAAAACATCGAAGCGTGCAACAGCATGCCTTCCCAGCTTAAAATGAGGCTCATGCCTCTGAACAGCAAAGTGAACAACAGTGCACAGTGTGAAAACAACAATTCAGTGAACACAATCAGTGATAAAGTGAATATTGATGCAGAGTTtgacttagaaaaatatgaagcCATGGACTTTAAGGCGAAAATCAGATGGCCTGATTTAATAGTACAAGTGTTGCTGCATTTAGTGTCAATATACGGATTGTACCTGACATTAACGTTCAAAGCGAAATTATTAACAGTTCTATATG ttttctTCACAATCTACACATCGGGCTTTGGCATCACGGCCGGGGTACACAGGCTCTGGTCGCATCGCGCGTACCAAGCCCGAACGCCTCTCAGAGTGATACTAGCAATTCTTTTCACCGTCACAGGACAA CGTGACATCTACACATGGGCGTTGGATCACCGCGTGCACCACAAGTACACGGAAACGGCAGCCGACCCCCACGACATCAGGCGGGGATTCTGGTTCGCCCATGTGGGTTGGCTGGTCCTGACCCCCCACCCCGCTGTCGAAGATCGCCGCGCAGCGCTACGCAAAACTTCGCTAGACTTAGACGCAGATCCTGTTGTCAAGTGGCAGAAAAA ATACTTCATTCCGATGTTTGCTCTGCTAAACGTGATGCTGCCGGTGTGGGTGCCCTGGTACTGCTGGAACGAAACTTTGGAGAACAGCTTCGTAATCAGCTTCGTGACCAGATTCACCATTACGCTGAACATCGCCTTCTGTGTGAATAGCTTCGCGCATCTGTGGGGGAATAAACCTTATGACAG GTTCATAAAGTCTACAGAGAACATACTGGTGAGCCTAGCGGCGTTGGGCGAGGGTTGGCACAACTACCACCACGTCTTCCCGTGGGACTACCGGACCTCCGAACTGGGGCGGATCAACATCTCCACGGGGTTCATTGACGCCTTCGCAAAAATCGGATGGGCTTACAATT TAAAAATGGCTACTTCTGCGATGATTATAAGCAGAGCCAAAAGAAGCGGCGACGGAACTCTGGGAGAAACTGAAGAGCCTGACCCTACAGCGAAGAATGAAAGCATAGAATGA
- the LOC141431998 gene encoding acyl-CoA Delta-9 desaturase-like isoform X3: MAPAQKNIEACNSMPSQLKMRLMPLNSKVNNSAQCENNNSVNTISDKVNIDAEFDLEKYEAMDFKAKIRWPDLIVQVLLHLVSIYGLYLTLTFKAKLLTVLYVFFTIYTSGFGITAGVHRLWSHRAYQARTPLRVILAILFTVTGQRDIYTWALDHRVHHKYTETAADPHDIRRGFWFAHVGWLVLTPHPAVEDRRAALRKTSLDLDADPVVKWQKKYFIPMFALLNVMLPVWVPWYCWNETLENSFVISFVTRFTITLNIAFCVNSFAHLWGNKPYDRFIKSTENILVSLAALGEGWHNYHHVFPWDYRTSELGRINISTGFIDAFAKIGWAYNLKMATSAMIISRAKRSGDGTLGETEEPDPTAKNESIE, encoded by the exons ATGGCGCCCGCGCAGAAAAACATCGAAGCGTGCAACAGCATGCCTTCCCAGCTTAAAATGAGGCTCATGCCTCTGAACAGCAAAGTGAACAACAGTGCACAGTGTGAAAACAACAATTCAGTGAACACAATCAGTGATAAAGTGAATATTGATGCAGAGTTtgacttagaaaaatatgaagcCATGGACTTTAAGGCGAAAATCAGATGGCCTGATTTAATAGTACAAGTGTTGCTGCATTTAGTGTCAATATACGGATTGTACCTGACATTAACGTTCAAAGCGAAATTATTAACAGTTCTATATG ttttctTCACAATCTACACATCGGGCTTTGGCATCACGGCCGGGGTACACAGGCTCTGGTCGCATCGCGCGTACCAAGCCCGAACGCCTCTCAGAGTGATACTAGCAATTCTTTTCACCGTCACAGGACAA CGTGACATCTACACATGGGCGTTGGATCACCGCGTGCACCACAAGTACACGGAAACGGCAGCCGACCCCCACGACATCAGGCGGGGATTCTGGTTCGCCCATGTGGGTTGGCTGGTCCTGACCCCCCACCCCGCTGTCGAAGATCGCCGCGCAGCGCTACGCAAAACTTCGCTAGACTTAGACGCAGATCCTGTTGTCAAGTGGCAGAAAAA ATACTTCATTCCGATGTTTGCTCTGCTAAACGTGATGCTGCCGGTGTGGGTGCCCTGGTACTGCTGGAACGAAACTTTGGAGAACAGCTTCGTAATCAGCTTCGTGACCAGATTCACCATTACGCTGAACATCGCCTTCTGTGTGAATAGCTTCGCGCATCTGTGGGGGAATAAACCTTATGACAG GTTCATAAAGTCTACAGAGAACATACTGGTGAGCCTAGCGGCGTTGGGCGAGGGTTGGCACAACTACCACCACGTCTTCCCGTGGGACTACCGGACCTCCGAACTGGGGCGGATCAACATCTCCACGGGGTTCATTGACGCCTTCGCAAAAATCGGATGGGCTTACAATT TAAAAATGGCTACTTCTGCGATGATTATAAGCAGAGCCAAAAGAAGCGGCGACGGAACTCTGGGAGAAACTGAAGAGCCTGACCCTACAGCGAAGAATGAAAGCATAGAATGA